A single Williamwhitmania sp. DNA region contains:
- a CDS encoding tetratricopeptide repeat protein has translation MTKPLSILFALIIYPLFLSAGGNETDTLKLINQLPTADPAQKVTLMLQISWTQRNSNTPRSYYWADQALQAAQKQSISELTAECYFSLGYLEYLSNNFDPALNHLQRALKLYQRVGVKASEAKALNRIGNVYQLKGSYRDALSAYNHSLILGNEIADTVEIARSLTNISSVYRLFGRYTDALELSLQALDLYEKTKDNEGIAWTALNIARLFRISNEPEKAFEYLDKSLRGYKKLNNGKGDLNGIILCMSEQAAINLMLGKIDVAFQQNLHVYIANVASGNEHGVAMAKGINGIILYKLGRYAKAEQNIAQALEIKQRIGDSLDLAMLYRYLGLVKIKQKRAKEAISYFDKADKIALKQNLKQDLKDIYLGQTLAYSMAGNLDEAIRKYVAFSSLRDSLNRQQVTQMEEKYALEKQMKDKELQQQHLDAEQQSRLERQKIISIAVGAGLILALAFAFLLLKRNEEKRRSNLLLEQQNREILNQKEEIEAQHEITTQQRDKIAGQQKVITDSIRYAGRIQTVMLPDQQALSRVFADHFILYRPKAFVSGDFYWISEQEDYCLFSAADCTGHGVPGAFMSLLGISSLNELVARNQLTDPSAILNLMRDTIVETLHQTGSAHDPLDGIDMALCSYHKKSHMLSFSGAYNSILIARKADGPIPFETATLITECEGVNLWELKGQKMPIGFHPLMGRPFITATTQILPGDKIYLMSDGYGDQMGGPKGNKFLQNNLKKYIAEIQQLPLAIQNENLDNALQTWMGHYKQVDDILIMGIVLP, from the coding sequence ATGACGAAGCCTCTCTCGATACTTTTTGCCCTAATCATTTACCCTCTTTTTCTTTCGGCAGGAGGTAACGAAACAGACACCCTAAAGTTGATTAACCAGCTCCCAACAGCCGACCCTGCTCAAAAGGTGACGCTGATGCTACAAATTAGTTGGACACAAAGGAACAGCAACACACCACGATCGTATTACTGGGCGGACCAAGCCCTTCAGGCAGCCCAAAAGCAAAGCATAAGCGAGTTGACAGCTGAATGCTACTTCTCGCTTGGCTACCTAGAGTATTTGAGCAACAATTTCGACCCAGCCCTCAACCATCTCCAAAGAGCTCTTAAACTTTACCAGCGGGTGGGGGTTAAGGCAAGCGAAGCAAAAGCGCTTAACAGAATAGGCAATGTTTACCAGCTAAAGGGGAGCTACCGTGATGCCCTCAGCGCATACAACCATTCGTTGATACTTGGCAATGAAATTGCCGACACCGTTGAAATTGCAAGAAGCCTAACCAACATTTCCAGCGTTTACAGATTGTTCGGAAGGTATACAGATGCACTTGAGCTAAGCCTTCAGGCGCTCGACCTCTATGAAAAAACCAAAGACAATGAGGGTATCGCATGGACCGCCCTCAACATTGCCCGTCTGTTTCGTATTTCCAATGAGCCAGAAAAGGCCTTCGAATATTTGGATAAATCGTTGCGTGGCTACAAGAAGCTTAATAATGGTAAGGGTGACCTCAACGGCATTATACTTTGCATGTCGGAGCAGGCTGCTATTAACCTCATGCTTGGTAAAATTGATGTAGCCTTTCAGCAGAACCTTCATGTGTACATAGCCAACGTGGCATCGGGTAATGAACATGGTGTAGCCATGGCAAAGGGTATAAATGGAATTATCCTTTACAAGCTGGGGCGCTACGCCAAGGCTGAACAAAACATTGCGCAGGCACTGGAGATAAAACAAAGAATTGGCGACAGCCTCGATTTGGCAATGCTTTACCGATATCTTGGGCTGGTAAAAATTAAGCAGAAAAGAGCAAAGGAGGCAATCTCCTACTTCGATAAAGCTGATAAGATAGCCCTCAAGCAAAATCTGAAGCAAGATTTGAAAGATATTTATCTTGGTCAAACTTTAGCCTACTCCATGGCGGGGAATTTAGACGAGGCCATTCGCAAGTATGTTGCCTTTTCGAGCCTCCGCGATAGCCTTAACCGCCAGCAGGTTACCCAAATGGAGGAGAAATATGCGCTCGAAAAGCAGATGAAGGACAAGGAACTCCAGCAGCAACACCTCGATGCGGAGCAACAATCGAGATTGGAGCGACAAAAAATTATCTCCATTGCCGTTGGAGCAGGACTTATTCTAGCGCTTGCCTTTGCTTTTCTGCTGCTAAAGCGAAACGAAGAAAAACGGCGCAGCAACTTGCTTCTTGAGCAGCAGAACCGGGAGATACTAAATCAGAAGGAGGAGATTGAGGCGCAGCACGAGATTACTACCCAGCAACGGGACAAGATTGCAGGTCAACAGAAAGTAATTACCGACAGCATACGGTATGCCGGACGAATACAAACGGTGATGCTGCCCGACCAGCAGGCACTATCGAGGGTTTTTGCCGATCATTTTATTCTCTACCGACCCAAAGCGTTTGTTAGCGGTGACTTCTACTGGATTTCGGAGCAGGAGGACTATTGTCTCTTCTCGGCTGCAGATTGCACCGGGCACGGCGTTCCGGGTGCGTTCATGAGCCTGCTGGGAATCTCCTCGCTCAACGAGCTGGTAGCCCGCAACCAGCTAACCGATCCCTCAGCCATTCTCAACCTAATGCGCGATACCATTGTGGAAACGTTGCACCAAACGGGTTCGGCGCACGACCCGCTCGACGGCATCGACATGGCTCTCTGCTCATACCACAAGAAGAGCCACATGCTCTCCTTCTCTGGCGCCTACAACTCCATTCTCATTGCCCGTAAAGCCGACGGCCCCATTCCGTTCGAAACCGCCACCTTAATTACAGAGTGTGAAGGAGTAAACCTGTGGGAGCTAAAGGGGCAGAAGATGCCAATTGGTTTCCATCCCTTGATGGGAAGACCTTTTATAACTGCAACCACACAGATACTCCCCGGCGACAAAATTTACCTCATGAGCGATGGCTACGGGGATCAGATGGGTGGTCCAAAGGGAAATAAGTTTCTGCAGAACAACCTCAAAAAGTATATTGCTGAAATCCAGCAGCTACCCCTAGCGATTCAAAACGAAAATCTCGACAACGCACTCCAAACTTGGATGGGCCACTACAAGCAGGTTGACGACATTTTAATAATGGGGATTGTGCTGCCTTAA
- a CDS encoding alpha/beta hydrolase-fold protein: MKRVLFLLLLAIGFGIPSFSQDISHGKVVEGLSFESKILKQPVNYALYLPPDYDASQRRYPVVYLLHGYSDNQSAWIQFGEINRIMDAGIASGTIPPMILVMPNAKVTWYVNDYTGKVRYEDMFIKEFIPFIDASYHTRPTREFRAVAGLSMGGYGALIYGFKHPDLFSACAGLSPAVLTDKEIKGRLLNNTYDLDSVYGPLVSDSLPQHWYSNSVLTIVQNIDPAKVATLRIWIDCGDDDHLARGNSALHILLLDKGIAHEYRVRDGGHTWSYWRTGIGPALEFVGQGFHR, from the coding sequence ATGAAAAGAGTATTGTTTTTACTTCTGCTGGCCATAGGTTTTGGAATCCCAAGTTTCTCTCAGGATATTAGCCATGGAAAAGTTGTTGAAGGGCTTTCCTTCGAAAGTAAAATTCTTAAGCAACCTGTAAACTATGCACTCTACCTTCCTCCCGATTATGATGCCTCACAGCGTCGCTATCCTGTAGTTTACCTGCTGCATGGCTATTCCGACAACCAGTCGGCTTGGATACAGTTTGGCGAAATTAACAGGATAATGGATGCAGGTATTGCCAGCGGTACCATCCCGCCCATGATTTTGGTTATGCCAAACGCCAAGGTAACCTGGTATGTGAACGATTACACTGGGAAAGTCCGTTACGAGGATATGTTTATTAAGGAGTTCATACCCTTTATTGATGCCAGCTACCACACTCGACCTACGAGGGAGTTTCGTGCCGTTGCTGGTCTTTCGATGGGTGGCTATGGCGCACTGATATATGGTTTTAAGCATCCCGACTTGTTTTCGGCATGTGCGGGCTTGAGCCCAGCGGTTCTAACCGATAAGGAGATTAAGGGCCGCCTTTTGAACAACACCTACGACCTTGATTCCGTGTATGGACCGTTGGTATCCGATAGTCTACCGCAGCATTGGTATAGTAATAGTGTGTTAACCATTGTGCAAAATATTGATCCTGCCAAGGTTGCAACCTTGCGAATTTGGATCGACTGCGGCGACGACGACCACCTAGCACGAGGAAATTCAGCGCTGCACATCCTGTTGCTCGATAAGGGTATTGCCCATGAGTATCGTGTTCGCGATGGTGGACACACCTGGAGCTACTGGCGAACTGGAATTGGTCCGGCTCTTGAATTTGTCGGTCAAGGTTTTCACCGGTAG
- a CDS encoding cold shock domain-containing protein encodes MNNGTVKFFNETKGFGFIKDEDSGNEYFVHVSGLKDQVRENDKVTFDLQEGRKGLNAVNVKLA; translated from the coding sequence ATGAACAACGGAACAGTAAAGTTTTTTAACGAGACCAAAGGTTTTGGTTTTATTAAAGACGAAGATTCAGGCAATGAATACTTTGTGCACGTATCTGGCTTGAAAGATCAAGTAAGAGAAAACGACAAAGTAACTTTCGACCTTCAAGAAGGTAGAAAAGGTTTAAATGCAGTAAATGTTAAGCTAGCATAG
- a CDS encoding VF530 family protein, whose product MEIQKNNPLHGKTLEMILVSLVDHYGWEQLGHRIDINCFNIDPSIQSSLKFLRKTPWARKKVEDLYLEVIEPYNP is encoded by the coding sequence ATGGAGATCCAAAAGAATAATCCGCTGCACGGAAAAACGCTCGAGATGATACTCGTAAGCCTGGTCGACCACTACGGTTGGGAGCAACTTGGTCACCGAATAGACATTAATTGCTTCAACATTGATCCCTCCATTCAGTCGAGCTTAAAGTTTCTTAGAAAAACACCATGGGCTCGCAAAAAGGTTGAAGACCTCTACCTCGAGGTCATTGAACCCTATAATCCTTAG
- a CDS encoding glycine--tRNA ligase, producing the protein MPVNSVELLNKAMVQEELFKKLIAHCKEYGFIFPSSEIYDGLSAVYDYGQNGVELKNNIKRYWWDAMVKLNENIVGLDSAIFMHPEIWKASGHVGAFNDPLIDNKDSKKRYRADVLIEDYMAKIEDKVEKEVEKARKRFGETFDEAMFRQTNPRVQENLQKIEEVRMRMVKTLGENDLEGVRQLIIDLEIACPVSGTRNWTEVRQFNLMFETRIGSVSEEANVIYLRPETAQGIFVNFLNVQKTGRMKLPFGIAQIGKAFRNEIVARQFIFRMREFEQMEMQFFIRPGEEMKWYEHWKQFRMRWHKALGLDSAKYRFHDHDKLAHYANAASDIEFEFPFGFKEVEGIHSRTDFDLGNHQKFSGKKLQYFDPETNESYVPYVVETSIGVDRMFLLVLSAAYVEEKVDDGERVVLRIPPALAPVKVAVLPLVKKDGLPELARKIMDDLKFDYNCQYEEKDTIGKRYRRHDAIGTPYCITVDHKSLEDGMVTIRERDTMVQERIPIERVRQIVEERVSFRAILTKL; encoded by the coding sequence TTGCCTGTTAATAGTGTAGAACTTTTAAATAAAGCTATGGTTCAGGAGGAGTTGTTTAAAAAGCTGATTGCGCACTGCAAGGAGTATGGGTTTATTTTTCCCTCAAGTGAAATTTACGATGGGCTTAGCGCCGTGTACGACTACGGTCAAAATGGTGTAGAGCTCAAAAACAATATAAAGCGCTACTGGTGGGATGCCATGGTAAAGCTCAACGAAAATATTGTTGGGCTCGACTCTGCCATATTCATGCACCCCGAAATATGGAAGGCCTCGGGGCACGTGGGAGCGTTCAACGACCCACTAATCGATAACAAGGACTCCAAAAAACGTTACCGTGCCGACGTCCTTATCGAGGACTACATGGCTAAAATTGAAGATAAGGTTGAAAAGGAGGTTGAGAAAGCTCGCAAGCGTTTTGGCGAGACTTTTGACGAAGCCATGTTCCGCCAAACAAATCCCCGTGTACAGGAAAACCTTCAGAAGATAGAGGAGGTGAGAATGCGGATGGTGAAAACCCTTGGGGAGAATGACCTCGAAGGTGTTCGGCAGCTGATTATCGATTTGGAGATTGCATGCCCAGTTTCTGGTACCCGTAACTGGACCGAAGTTCGGCAGTTTAACCTCATGTTCGAAACAAGGATTGGCTCGGTAAGCGAGGAGGCAAACGTAATATACCTAAGGCCAGAAACAGCACAGGGAATTTTTGTGAACTTCCTCAACGTACAGAAAACGGGACGCATGAAGCTCCCATTCGGAATTGCTCAGATTGGGAAGGCCTTCAGAAATGAGATTGTTGCTAGGCAGTTTATCTTCCGAATGCGTGAGTTCGAGCAAATGGAGATGCAGTTCTTTATCCGTCCGGGTGAGGAGATGAAGTGGTACGAGCATTGGAAGCAATTCCGTATGCGTTGGCACAAGGCACTGGGCCTTGACTCGGCCAAGTATCGCTTCCACGATCACGATAAGCTGGCGCATTATGCCAACGCTGCCAGCGACATTGAGTTTGAATTCCCCTTTGGATTTAAGGAGGTTGAGGGTATTCACTCCCGCACCGACTTCGACTTGGGCAACCACCAGAAGTTCTCCGGTAAGAAGTTGCAATACTTTGACCCAGAAACCAACGAAAGCTATGTGCCATACGTGGTAGAAACCTCCATTGGGGTTGATAGAATGTTTTTACTGGTACTCTCAGCTGCCTATGTGGAAGAGAAGGTGGACGATGGTGAGCGCGTAGTGCTGAGAATTCCACCAGCCCTTGCTCCTGTTAAGGTGGCTGTGCTTCCTTTGGTGAAAAAAGATGGATTGCCGGAATTGGCTCGCAAAATAATGGATGACCTTAAGTTTGACTACAACTGCCAATACGAGGAGAAGGACACCATTGGCAAGCGCTATCGCCGTCACGATGCCATTGGAACGCCTTACTGTATAACTGTTGACCACAAATCGCTGGAGGATGGAATGGTTACCATTCGTGAGCGTGACACAATGGTACAAGAGCGCATACCTATTGAGCGTGTTCGCCAGATTGTGGAGGAGCGGGTTAGCTTTAGAGCAATATTGACAAAACTATAG
- a CDS encoding glycosyltransferase, with amino-acid sequence MEKTLRRVLVITYYWPPAGGAGVQRWLKFVKYLSMMGWEALVYTPLNPEIPVEDRSLLDEIPPGTTIIKTPIREPYNFYKRFVGMKSTDRVAANFISDGSKPSFAQKVSVWIRGNFFIPDPRVFWVLLSVRFLKEMLAEDPVDLIVTSGPPHSMHLIGRRLKKSLGIPWVADFRDPWTNIDFYHELMLTSIADSIHHRLERKVVQTADLVVTVNKAMEEDFLSKGAKKVVVISNGFDEADMVESTAVFGEKLSFVHIGTLGETRNPLAFWTALGELIREQPSIAEHILVKLVGKVDHSVTQVVAKNELANLVEYVTYIPHMEAIKEQQNAGILLLLVNNTPTAKGIVTGKLFEYLATGRPILAIGPKDGEMADILHQTKAGKVFDFDEVNEIKQYIVGALEQFRKGLLVVEPQDLALYSRKELTRKLAMVMEEVVEQHKLR; translated from the coding sequence ATGGAGAAAACTTTGCGCAGAGTATTGGTGATTACCTACTACTGGCCGCCGGCTGGGGGTGCCGGTGTGCAGCGCTGGCTAAAGTTTGTGAAGTACCTCTCCATGATGGGCTGGGAGGCGCTGGTCTATACTCCGCTCAATCCCGAAATTCCCGTTGAGGACAGGTCGTTGCTGGACGAGATTCCGCCCGGAACAACCATTATTAAGACTCCCATTCGAGAACCTTACAATTTCTACAAGCGATTTGTGGGAATGAAGTCAACCGACCGTGTTGCTGCCAACTTTATTTCCGATGGCAGTAAGCCAAGCTTTGCCCAAAAGGTGTCGGTTTGGATTCGGGGCAATTTTTTTATTCCCGACCCGCGTGTATTTTGGGTTTTACTATCTGTGAGATTTCTTAAGGAGATGCTAGCCGAAGACCCGGTAGACCTTATCGTGACCTCAGGTCCGCCACACAGCATGCACCTCATTGGTCGTCGTCTGAAGAAGTCGCTGGGAATACCATGGGTGGCCGACTTCCGCGATCCTTGGACAAATATCGATTTTTACCATGAACTCATGCTTACCTCCATTGCCGATTCAATTCATCACCGTTTAGAGCGTAAGGTTGTTCAGACAGCTGATTTGGTTGTTACGGTGAATAAGGCCATGGAGGAAGATTTTCTTAGTAAAGGGGCAAAGAAGGTTGTGGTTATTTCCAATGGTTTCGACGAGGCTGATATGGTGGAATCCACCGCTGTTTTTGGCGAAAAGCTATCCTTTGTCCACATTGGAACATTGGGTGAAACCCGCAATCCACTGGCCTTTTGGACCGCACTAGGAGAGTTGATTCGCGAGCAGCCATCAATAGCTGAGCATATTTTGGTGAAGTTGGTTGGTAAAGTTGACCACTCCGTTACCCAGGTTGTGGCGAAAAATGAACTTGCTAACCTAGTGGAGTACGTTACTTACATACCTCACATGGAGGCCATTAAGGAGCAGCAAAACGCAGGTATATTGCTTCTGCTGGTAAACAACACACCAACGGCAAAGGGTATTGTGACAGGAAAACTTTTTGAATACCTGGCAACAGGACGTCCCATTTTGGCCATCGGTCCCAAGGACGGGGAGATGGCAGATATTTTGCATCAGACAAAGGCTGGGAAGGTATTCGATTTTGACGAAGTGAATGAAATAAAGCAATACATTGTAGGCGCATTGGAGCAATTTAGAAAAGGGTTGCTGGTTGTTGAACCACAGGATTTGGCGCTATACTCCCGAAAGGAGTTGACCCGCAAGCTGGCAATGGTAATGGAGGAGGTAGTGGAGCAACACAAGTTAAGGTGA
- the wecB gene encoding UDP-N-acetylglucosamine 2-epimerase (non-hydrolyzing), with protein sequence MQKILTVVGARPQFIKAAAVSRRLKEVGIEEVLVHTGQHFDKNMSEVFFNEMEIPKPHYNLDIHSLTHGAMTGRMMEHIETVLLKERPDGVMVFGDTNSTLAGALAARKLHIPVVHVEAGLRSFNMDMPEEINRILTDRISNVLFCPTDAALANLKLEGYDNFNIKIEKNGDVMQDAALFYSERAAQLSNIIQQLELKGKPFVLATVHRQENTDNPELLRSLIGALNKINKEITVVAPLHPRTLGMTAKERIVPEFKVVEPVGYFDMVELLKACSLVMTDSGGVQKEAFFFGKNCVTLREQTEWVELVEGGYNMLAGANDELIYKGFKEMMLRKNDFSVNLYGKGKAALKVAQTLLAWTV encoded by the coding sequence ATGCAGAAAATTCTTACCGTTGTTGGTGCCCGTCCTCAATTTATTAAAGCAGCTGCAGTAAGTCGCAGGCTAAAAGAGGTGGGTATAGAAGAGGTGCTGGTGCATACGGGCCAGCATTTTGACAAAAATATGTCAGAGGTTTTTTTCAACGAGATGGAGATTCCAAAGCCACACTACAACCTCGATATCCATAGCCTTACCCATGGCGCCATGACGGGGAGAATGATGGAGCATATCGAAACGGTTTTGCTGAAGGAGCGTCCCGATGGTGTTATGGTTTTTGGCGACACCAACAGTACTCTTGCAGGAGCGTTGGCCGCCCGCAAGTTACACATACCTGTAGTGCATGTCGAGGCGGGTCTCCGCTCGTTCAACATGGATATGCCGGAGGAAATTAATAGGATACTCACCGATCGAATCTCAAACGTGCTGTTTTGTCCAACTGACGCCGCTCTGGCCAATCTCAAGCTCGAGGGATATGATAACTTCAACATCAAAATTGAGAAGAATGGCGACGTGATGCAGGATGCAGCCCTCTTTTATTCTGAGAGAGCGGCTCAGCTCTCAAACATCATTCAACAGTTAGAGTTGAAGGGTAAACCTTTTGTGCTTGCCACAGTTCACCGTCAGGAAAATACCGATAATCCTGAGTTGCTGCGCTCGTTAATTGGTGCCTTGAATAAAATAAACAAGGAGATTACTGTTGTTGCACCCCTGCATCCTAGAACGCTGGGTATGACCGCCAAGGAGAGGATTGTGCCAGAATTTAAGGTTGTTGAACCGGTTGGCTACTTCGACATGGTTGAACTGCTTAAGGCCTGTAGCTTGGTTATGACCGATAGCGGTGGTGTGCAGAAGGAGGCTTTCTTCTTTGGAAAAAACTGCGTTACGCTGCGCGAACAAACAGAGTGGGTGGAGTTGGTTGAAGGAGGCTACAACATGCTTGCTGGTGCCAATGATGAACTCATCTATAAGGGATTCAAGGAGATGATGTTGAGGAAAAACGATTTTTCTGTGAATCTTTATGGGAAAGGGAAGGCAGCACTTAAGGTTGCTCAAACTCTCTTAGCATGGACAGTATAA
- a CDS encoding YfhO family protein, with amino-acid sequence MKNNLLKSFWPHIVAVASFLAISYAYFYPQLSGQVLSQHDNKMYIGMSKEISDFRAKTGEEALWTNSMFGGMPAYLISTVYKTNLLKYVENVIQIGQRPAAYIFVTMLGFYILLLAFGVDCWLALVGAVAFGFSSYFFIILQAGHNSKMDALSYIAPMIAGIWLAYRGRYLLGAALAGLFLGLEINAGHLQITYYGAILVLFLIGYIVYHTVKHKTWDKFVKGSAVLIVASILAIGANFSSLWFTYDYGKDSIRGKSELTHNKDNQTSGLDKDYATAWSYGKWETFDLFIPNLMGGSSMNGVGTDGKLYKTLSSSGVPNAAEIAQSVPAYWGPQPMTSGPVYLGAIVVFFFFFGMFFLRGSLKWWLLGATVLAIMLAWGNNLMPLTNFFLDHVPGYNKFRTVSMILVIAEFTVPFIGFLALKPIVSGDFDKNQFLHAFKWSLSITAGIALFFLLFAGGIFDFNTSFEAQWPHNIAEALWSDRASMLKADAFRSLVYVLLAAGLLLAYVYKKVDKKVFILGLLALILMDMWTINNRYLNSKNFEMASQASVPFTPSSADLQILKDTSPDYRVYNLTVSPFNDASTSYFHESIGGYHGAKLRRYQELIDHQISEGNMAVLNMLNTRYFIVKGQNGPEARFNPAALGNAWFVDTLKVVPNADEEMDALTHFSPATEAVVDQRFASQFTKVTFAADTADHIELTSYEPNKLDYKYNLAADRPAVFSEIYYAKGWHASIDGKPAPHFRVDYVLRAMMLPAGEHQVEFVFKPKMFAIGKNIDLVSSLILILAVFGALGFELFRYLKN; translated from the coding sequence GTGAAAAACAACCTGCTTAAATCATTTTGGCCACACATTGTTGCCGTTGCAAGTTTCTTGGCCATTTCGTATGCCTACTTCTACCCTCAGCTCTCCGGACAAGTGCTCAGTCAGCACGACAATAAGATGTACATTGGTATGTCGAAGGAGATTAGCGACTTTAGAGCAAAAACTGGCGAGGAGGCATTGTGGACAAATAGTATGTTTGGCGGAATGCCAGCATACCTAATCTCTACCGTTTACAAAACCAACCTTTTAAAGTATGTCGAAAATGTTATCCAGATAGGGCAACGTCCCGCAGCCTACATTTTTGTGACCATGCTAGGGTTTTACATCCTGCTGCTTGCCTTTGGTGTTGATTGCTGGCTTGCGCTGGTGGGGGCTGTCGCATTTGGGTTTTCGTCGTACTTCTTCATAATACTGCAGGCCGGGCACAACTCCAAGATGGATGCCCTTAGCTACATTGCCCCCATGATTGCGGGAATATGGCTTGCCTATCGGGGGCGCTACCTGCTGGGGGCCGCATTGGCCGGTCTCTTTCTGGGGCTTGAAATTAATGCAGGGCACCTGCAAATTACCTACTACGGTGCCATTCTTGTGCTGTTTTTAATTGGCTACATCGTATACCACACCGTTAAGCATAAAACATGGGATAAGTTTGTTAAGGGCTCGGCGGTTCTTATTGTTGCTTCAATTTTGGCCATAGGTGCCAACTTCTCGTCGCTATGGTTTACTTACGATTACGGAAAGGATTCTATAAGGGGGAAGAGCGAGCTCACCCACAACAAGGATAACCAAACCTCTGGGCTCGACAAGGATTATGCCACCGCCTGGAGTTACGGGAAGTGGGAAACCTTCGACCTCTTTATTCCAAACCTGATGGGAGGGAGTTCCATGAACGGCGTGGGTACCGACGGCAAACTATATAAAACATTGTCTTCAAGTGGTGTGCCTAATGCTGCTGAAATTGCACAATCGGTACCTGCTTACTGGGGCCCTCAGCCTATGACTTCTGGACCTGTTTATCTTGGAGCCATTGTGGTCTTTTTCTTCTTTTTCGGAATGTTTTTCCTGCGTGGAAGCCTGAAATGGTGGCTGCTAGGTGCTACTGTTTTGGCCATTATGCTTGCGTGGGGAAATAATCTAATGCCTCTTACCAACTTTTTCCTCGACCATGTTCCCGGTTACAATAAGTTCCGAACCGTTAGCATGATTTTGGTGATTGCCGAGTTCACGGTTCCATTTATTGGCTTTCTTGCCTTAAAGCCAATTGTTTCAGGCGATTTTGACAAGAACCAATTTCTTCATGCATTTAAGTGGAGCCTTTCTATAACAGCAGGCATTGCACTTTTCTTCCTGCTATTTGCAGGTGGCATCTTCGACTTTAATACCAGCTTCGAAGCACAATGGCCGCATAATATCGCTGAAGCGCTGTGGTCCGATAGAGCCTCCATGCTCAAGGCCGATGCTTTTAGGTCGCTTGTATATGTGCTGCTTGCTGCAGGATTGTTGCTGGCCTATGTTTACAAGAAGGTAGATAAAAAGGTGTTTATACTAGGCTTGCTGGCGCTAATTTTAATGGACATGTGGACCATTAACAATCGCTACCTCAATAGCAAGAATTTTGAGATGGCCTCGCAGGCAAGTGTTCCGTTTACCCCTTCAAGTGCAGATTTGCAAATTCTAAAGGATACCAGTCCCGACTACAGAGTTTATAATCTTACCGTTTCCCCATTCAACGATGCCTCCACCTCCTATTTTCATGAATCTATAGGAGGATATCATGGTGCAAAGCTTCGGAGATATCAGGAGCTCATCGACCATCAGATTTCTGAAGGGAATATGGCTGTGCTCAATATGCTCAACACGCGTTACTTTATCGTGAAAGGACAAAATGGACCAGAGGCTCGGTTTAACCCCGCTGCACTTGGCAATGCTTGGTTTGTTGATACCCTTAAGGTGGTTCCCAATGCAGATGAGGAGATGGATGCACTTACCCACTTCAGCCCGGCCACAGAGGCGGTGGTTGACCAGCGTTTTGCTTCCCAGTTTACAAAGGTTACTTTTGCAGCAGATACGGCAGACCATATTGAACTTACAAGCTACGAACCCAATAAGCTTGACTACAAATATAATCTCGCAGCTGACCGTCCGGCGGTATTCTCTGAAATATACTATGCAAAAGGATGGCATGCCTCCATCGATGGTAAACCAGCACCGCATTTTCGTGTAGATTATGTGCTACGCGCCATGATGCTGCCAGCTGGAGAGCATCAGGTGGAGTTTGTATTTAAGCCGAAGATGTTTGCAATTGGTAAAAATATCGACTTGGTTTCGAGTTTAATTCTTATTCTGGCTGTTTTTGGAGCACTGGGCTTTGAGTTGTTTCGCTACCTTAAGAATTAG